A genomic stretch from Flavobacterium sp. KS-LB2 includes:
- a CDS encoding PPK2 family polyphosphate kinase, with translation MKSINPDDFKVVGPINLAKIPTNLFNGASDDDKEEKLDKVQAKLSALQDVMYAHNRYGVLICLQGMDTSGKDSLIREVFKEFNPRGVVVHSFKTPNSTELEHDYLWRHYLALPEKGKFAVFNRTHYENVLVTRVHPEYIMNENLPGIEKVADITPQFWENRMEQINNFEKHITQNGTIVLKFYFHMSKEEQRKRLLRRLEEVEHHWKFSPGDLKEREHWEEYMHYYEEAITKTATENAPWFIIPADDKEMARYIVAKIIWEEMQKHVDIKEPKLDEKVKANFEVYKEMLKK, from the coding sequence ATGAAGTCTATAAATCCCGATGATTTTAAAGTGGTTGGTCCAATTAATTTGGCCAAAATCCCAACGAACTTGTTTAATGGTGCTAGTGACGATGATAAAGAAGAAAAACTGGATAAAGTGCAGGCTAAATTAAGTGCATTACAAGATGTGATGTATGCGCACAACCGTTATGGCGTTTTGATCTGTTTGCAAGGCATGGACACTTCAGGTAAGGACAGCTTGATTCGGGAAGTTTTTAAGGAGTTTAATCCGCGTGGAGTGGTAGTGCACAGTTTTAAGACACCCAATTCTACCGAGTTGGAACACGATTATTTGTGGAGACATTATTTGGCTTTACCAGAAAAAGGAAAGTTTGCCGTATTTAATAGAACACATTATGAAAATGTATTGGTTACGCGCGTACATCCTGAATATATTATGAACGAAAATTTGCCAGGAATTGAAAAGGTAGCGGATATCACGCCACAATTCTGGGAAAATAGGATGGAGCAAATTAATAATTTTGAAAAACACATCACGCAAAATGGGACTATCGTTTTGAAGTTTTACTTTCACATGAGTAAAGAGGAGCAACGCAAACGTTTACTGCGAAGGCTAGAAGAAGTGGAACACCATTGGAAATTTTCACCTGGAGATTTGAAAGAACGCGAACATTGGGAGGAGTACATGCACTATTATGAGGAGGCAATTACAAAAACTGCTACCGAAAATGCGCCTTGGTTTATTATCCCGGCAGATGATAAGGAAATGGCACGGTATATTGTAGCCAAAATTATCTGGGAAGAAATGCAAAAACATGTGGATATAAAGGAACCGAAATTAGATGAAAAAGTGAAAGCTAATTTTGAAGTGTATAAAGAGATGTTGAAAAAATAA
- a CDS encoding DUF6929 family protein, translating into MEKFTLEILCQIIGIGSASGLIYQDQSLYIIGDNSGFLYEYQIDLRDLKRHPLLENPKENTPKKEKADFEAITQFQDSLFVFGSGSTDKRNKMIQVNAKSKKVVATNDLTDLYTVMQNFGGVNPEDFNIEGAIYDGENWYILNRGNGISNKNVLFTIAGKNLTNNFQILSNTYKLPKIKGVRSSFTDAILVDNTIYFLATAEDTQSTYDDGEVLGSLIGSIDLKTMKINFTQKISSNHKFEGLTLYAESPEKITFLLCEDNDTEVLETNIYKLTLNKN; encoded by the coding sequence ATGGAAAAATTCACACTCGAAATCCTATGTCAAATCATCGGTATAGGTTCCGCATCCGGACTCATTTATCAAGACCAATCGCTCTACATCATAGGAGACAACAGCGGATTTCTTTATGAATATCAAATAGATTTACGTGATTTAAAACGCCATCCTTTACTGGAAAATCCAAAAGAGAACACACCAAAAAAGGAAAAAGCCGATTTTGAAGCCATCACACAATTTCAAGATAGTCTCTTTGTTTTTGGCTCCGGATCTACTGATAAAAGAAACAAAATGATTCAAGTGAATGCTAAATCGAAGAAAGTAGTTGCTACCAACGATTTAACTGATTTGTACACTGTCATGCAAAACTTTGGGGGTGTCAATCCCGAAGATTTCAATATCGAAGGTGCCATTTACGATGGTGAAAATTGGTACATTCTGAATCGTGGCAACGGAATATCAAATAAAAATGTGCTTTTCACTATTGCCGGCAAAAACCTCACAAACAATTTTCAAATTCTTTCTAACACCTATAAACTTCCCAAAATAAAAGGAGTTCGTAGTAGTTTTACCGATGCGATTTTAGTAGACAATACCATTTATTTTTTGGCCACAGCCGAGGATACCCAATCTACCTATGATGATGGCGAAGTGTTAGGCAGCTTGATTGGAAGTATCGATTTGAAAACTATGAAAATTAATTTTACCCAAAAAATAAGTAGCAACCATAAATTTGAAGGATTAACTTTATATGCCGAATCACCAGAAAAAATAACATTCCTGCTTTGCGAAGACAATGATACCGAAGTTCTTGAAACCAACATTTACAAATTGACCCTAAATAAAAATTAA
- a CDS encoding 3-ketoacyl-ACP reductase → MTDLKNKNALITGAGKGIGKAIALALAKEGVNIILVARTQEEIDSVAAKVRSLRVKALAITADVADINSVNAAVAKALTEFGTIDILINNAGIATFGKFLDLEPTDWERIIQVNLMGTYYVTRAVLPNMIERQSGDIINISSTAGLSGNALTSAYSASKFAVLGLTESLMQEVRKHNIRVTALTPSTVATDMAKELKLTDGNPEKVMQAEDMAELIIAQLKLNRRVFIKNSSIWSTNP, encoded by the coding sequence ATGACTGATTTAAAAAATAAAAATGCACTGATTACAGGAGCAGGAAAAGGAATAGGAAAAGCGATTGCTTTGGCATTAGCCAAAGAAGGTGTCAATATCATTTTAGTCGCTCGAACTCAGGAAGAAATAGACAGTGTTGCTGCAAAAGTGCGGTCTTTACGCGTAAAAGCACTAGCAATCACTGCTGATGTTGCTGATATCAACTCCGTAAACGCTGCCGTTGCCAAAGCATTAACTGAATTTGGAACCATTGATATTTTAATCAACAATGCTGGAATAGCTACTTTTGGAAAATTTTTAGACCTAGAACCGACTGATTGGGAGCGCATCATTCAGGTAAACCTCATGGGAACGTATTATGTAACCCGTGCCGTATTACCAAATATGATTGAAAGACAATCGGGTGACATAATCAACATTTCATCTACAGCAGGATTAAGCGGAAATGCGTTAACGAGCGCTTATAGCGCTTCAAAATTCGCCGTTTTAGGATTAACAGAATCGTTGATGCAAGAAGTTCGCAAGCATAATATTCGTGTGACCGCTCTTACGCCAAGCACCGTTGCCACTGACATGGCCAAAGAATTAAAACTAACCGATGGAAATCCGGAAAAAGTAATGCAAGCCGAAGATATGGCCGAATTAATCATTGCACAACTTAAATTAAACCGACGCGTGTTTATAAAAAACAGTAGTATTTGGTCTACGAATCCGTAA
- the mtaB gene encoding tRNA (N(6)-L-threonylcarbamoyladenosine(37)-C(2))-methylthiotransferase MtaB, translated as MENRKKVAFYTLGCKLNFSETSTIARNLQDEGFDRVDFEEVADMYVINTCSVTENADKQFKQVVRKAMKLNDKAFVAAVGCYAQLKPEELANVDGVDLVLGATEKFKLADYINDLSKNDMGEVHSCEIAEADFYVGSYSIGDRTRAFLKVQDGCDYKCTYCTIPLARGISRSDELENVLKNAAEISKQNIKEIVLTGVNIGDYGKGEFGNKKHEHTFLELVQELDKVEGIERLRISSIEPNLLKNETIEFVSKSRIFVPHFHIPLQSGSNDILKLMKRRYQREVYTERVNKIREVMPHACIGVDVIVGFPGETDEHFLETYHFLNDMDISYLHVFTYSERDNTEAAAMIGVVPANVRAKRSKMLRGLSVKKRRAFYESQLGSNKTVLFESENKEGYIHGFTENYVKVKTPWNPELVNTLHPINLTRIDEDGSVRMDFVTSMV; from the coding sequence ATGGAAAACAGAAAAAAAGTTGCCTTTTATACCTTGGGTTGTAAACTGAATTTTTCAGAAACGTCAACTATTGCGCGCAATCTTCAAGACGAAGGTTTTGATCGCGTAGATTTTGAAGAAGTCGCTGATATGTATGTGATTAATACCTGCTCCGTTACTGAAAATGCCGATAAGCAATTCAAACAAGTTGTGCGTAAAGCCATGAAATTGAATGACAAAGCATTTGTTGCTGCTGTTGGTTGTTATGCGCAATTGAAACCGGAAGAATTAGCAAACGTAGATGGAGTGGATTTAGTTCTTGGTGCCACCGAAAAATTTAAATTGGCAGATTATATTAATGATTTGTCTAAAAATGATATGGGCGAAGTGCACTCTTGTGAGATTGCCGAAGCAGATTTTTATGTAGGTAGTTATTCTATTGGAGATAGAACCCGCGCTTTCTTGAAAGTTCAGGATGGTTGCGATTATAAATGTACCTATTGTACCATTCCGCTTGCCAGAGGAATTTCTAGAAGTGATGAATTGGAAAATGTATTGAAAAATGCTGCTGAAATTTCGAAACAAAACATCAAAGAAATTGTTCTTACCGGCGTAAATATTGGCGATTACGGAAAAGGAGAATTCGGAAATAAAAAACACGAACATACCTTCTTAGAATTGGTTCAGGAATTAGATAAAGTAGAAGGAATCGAAAGATTGAGAATTTCGTCTATTGAGCCTAATTTATTAAAAAACGAAACGATAGAATTTGTATCGAAAAGTAGAATCTTTGTACCACATTTTCATATTCCGTTGCAATCTGGAAGCAATGACATTCTAAAGTTGATGAAACGTCGTTACCAGCGTGAAGTATATACGGAAAGAGTTAACAAAATTCGTGAAGTGATGCCACACGCGTGTATTGGAGTAGATGTGATTGTAGGTTTTCCCGGCGAAACCGACGAGCATTTCTTAGAAACCTACCATTTCTTGAATGATATGGATATTTCGTATTTACACGTATTCACGTATTCGGAACGCGATAATACGGAGGCTGCTGCTATGATTGGTGTTGTTCCTGCTAATGTTCGCGCCAAACGCAGCAAAATGTTACGCGGTTTATCGGTGAAAAAACGTCGTGCTTTTTACGAAAGTCAATTAGGAAGCAATAAAACCGTTTTGTTTGAAAGTGAAAATAAAGAAGGATACATTCATGGTTTTACCGAAAACTATGTCAAAGTAAAAACGCCTTGGAATCCAGAATTAGTGAATACATTACACCCAATTAATTTGACAAGAATTGATGAAGACGGAAGTGTTCGTATGGATTTTGTTACGAGTATGGTTTAG
- a CDS encoding Cof-type HAD-IIB family hydrolase codes for MKYKMLVLDMDDTLLADDHTISNENKEMLAKAQELGVYVILASGRPTPAMIAYAKELELDNSYMISYNGAVITDLKEGKIIFEQTLSQKQIHELYAYSLKSKTHIITYLDGEIVSETDSEYIEIEKNITGLVHNKVTSFTDEVQSSAVKCILLEEPTYLKEVEKDLKAVMPHLSVSMSKPFFLEVAQNGIDKAASIKILAEKLDIHQNEIIAVGNAGNDLTMIEYAGLGVWVDNVDPELRDKGDVIVASNNNHGVAEVIRRFILN; via the coding sequence ATGAAATATAAAATGTTGGTTTTGGACATGGACGACACTTTGTTGGCTGATGATCATACCATTTCAAACGAGAATAAAGAGATGCTTGCTAAGGCACAGGAATTGGGTGTTTATGTTATTCTGGCTTCTGGGCGGCCAACTCCTGCAATGATTGCTTACGCCAAAGAATTGGAATTGGATAATTCCTATATGATTTCGTATAATGGCGCTGTGATTACGGATTTAAAGGAAGGTAAAATCATTTTTGAACAAACGTTAAGTCAAAAACAAATCCATGAGTTGTATGCGTATAGTTTAAAAAGCAAAACACATATTATTACTTATCTTGATGGGGAAATTGTCAGTGAGACAGATTCTGAATACATAGAAATCGAAAAAAATATCACTGGTTTAGTACACAATAAAGTTACTAGTTTTACAGATGAGGTGCAGTCTTCAGCCGTGAAATGTATTTTATTGGAAGAACCGACTTATTTAAAAGAAGTAGAAAAAGATTTGAAAGCAGTAATGCCACATCTTAGTGTGAGCATGTCAAAACCTTTCTTTCTTGAAGTAGCACAAAATGGAATTGATAAAGCCGCCAGCATTAAAATTTTAGCCGAAAAATTAGATATTCATCAAAATGAAATTATTGCTGTAGGAAATGCAGGAAACGATTTGACCATGATTGAATATGCAGGATTGGGAGTTTGGGTTGATAATGTAGATCCTGAATTGAGAGATAAAGGTGATGTTATTGTAGCTTCTAACAACAATCACGGCGTGGCAGAAGTGATACGACGCTTTATTTTGAATTAG
- a CDS encoding DUF2007 domain-containing protein: MGLMKVFSGSEILAMALKEKIEAIGVETLLKNNIQSARLAGFGTTGQAVELFVQETEFAKVNPVIEEFRMSI; this comes from the coding sequence ATGGGATTAATGAAAGTGTTTTCAGGAAGTGAAATTCTAGCAATGGCATTGAAAGAAAAAATTGAAGCAATTGGTGTAGAAACGTTGCTAAAAAACAACATACAATCAGCTCGATTGGCAGGTTTTGGCACAACTGGACAAGCGGTTGAATTATTTGTTCAGGAAACGGAATTTGCAAAAGTGAATCCAGTTATTGAAGAATTTAGGATGAGTATTTAA
- a CDS encoding DEAD/DEAH box helicase, translating to MKLKKINEELQQALIENGLTEANAMQKETFSTLKSGSDCIIIAPKGSGKSTTIVLNVIQRLAGSNEESPRALIIVEDKAKVLEMESLFEKYGKHSNLEVYGVHDKGDMEYDKNYISSGIDVLIGTPNKLSEMFTTAGYNVNRLKMFILDDADPILKLRHETKIMRISNSIVRTQRIIFSEQFTERIETLAEKMLVEPFEFDFDEEEDEDDDFEEQEKDENKN from the coding sequence ATGAAACTAAAAAAAATAAACGAAGAGTTGCAACAAGCCTTGATTGAAAACGGTTTGACCGAAGCCAATGCTATGCAAAAAGAAACATTTTCAACACTGAAAAGTGGTTCGGATTGTATAATTATTGCACCAAAAGGAAGCGGAAAATCAACGACAATTGTGTTAAATGTAATTCAAAGATTGGCAGGCTCAAACGAAGAATCTCCAAGGGCTTTGATTATTGTTGAAGACAAAGCCAAGGTTTTAGAAATGGAATCACTTTTTGAAAAATATGGGAAGCATTCTAATTTAGAAGTCTATGGTGTTCATGATAAAGGCGATATGGAGTATGATAAAAATTATATTTCAAGTGGAATTGATGTGTTGATTGGGACTCCAAATAAGTTAAGCGAAATGTTTACTACTGCCGGTTATAATGTCAACCGATTGAAAATGTTTATTTTGGATGATGCAGACCCGATTTTGAAGTTGCGTCATGAAACTAAAATCATGCGTATTTCGAATAGTATTGTGAGGACCCAACGTATTATTTTTTCAGAACAATTCACAGAACGAATCGAAACCCTTGCTGAAAAAATGTTAGTGGAGCCTTTTGAATTTGATTTTGATGAAGAAGAGGACGAGGACGATGATTTCGAGGAGCAAGAAAAGGATGAAAATAAAAATTAA
- a CDS encoding sigma-54-dependent transcriptional regulator → MSKILIIEDEAAIRRVLTKILSEENDTYQVEEAEDGVAGFEKIKNNDYDLVLCDIKMPKMDGVEVLEAVKKIKPEIPMVMISGHGDMETAINTMRLGAFDYISKPPDLNRLLNTVRNALDKKQLVVENKILKKKVSKNYEMIGESEAINHIKLMIEKVAQTEARVLITGPNGTGKELVAHQLHEKSERANFPLIEVNCAAIPSELIESELFGHVKGAFTSAVKDRAGKFEAADKGTIFLDEIGDMSLSAQAKVLRALQESMITRVGADKDIKVDVRVVAATNKDLKVEIAEGRFREDLYHRLAVILIKVPALNDRREDIPMLISHFADKIASEQGNAVKKFSVAAINLLKEYDWTGNIRELRNVVERLIILGGSEISENDVKLFASK, encoded by the coding sequence ATGTCAAAAATACTAATCATAGAAGACGAAGCTGCGATCAGAAGGGTGCTTACAAAAATACTTTCCGAAGAAAACGACACCTATCAAGTTGAAGAAGCCGAAGATGGTGTTGCAGGTTTCGAAAAAATAAAAAACAACGACTACGATTTGGTTTTGTGCGATATCAAAATGCCAAAAATGGATGGTGTTGAGGTGTTGGAAGCAGTCAAAAAAATCAAACCCGAAATTCCTATGGTGATGATTTCTGGTCATGGCGATATGGAAACAGCCATTAATACAATGCGTTTGGGAGCGTTTGATTATATTTCAAAACCACCGGATTTAAACCGCTTGTTGAATACCGTTCGCAATGCTTTAGATAAAAAACAACTCGTAGTTGAGAATAAAATTCTGAAGAAAAAAGTCAGTAAAAACTACGAAATGATTGGCGAAAGCGAAGCTATCAATCACATCAAACTGATGATTGAAAAAGTCGCTCAAACCGAAGCCAGAGTCTTAATTACAGGGCCAAATGGAACTGGAAAAGAACTGGTTGCGCATCAATTACACGAGAAAAGCGAACGTGCTAATTTCCCTTTAATTGAAGTAAACTGTGCAGCGATTCCATCTGAATTAATAGAAAGTGAATTGTTTGGTCATGTAAAAGGAGCTTTTACATCGGCAGTAAAAGACCGTGCAGGAAAATTTGAGGCCGCTGATAAAGGAACAATTTTTTTAGATGAAATTGGAGATATGAGTCTTTCTGCGCAAGCCAAAGTATTGCGTGCTTTACAAGAAAGCATGATTACCAGAGTAGGAGCAGATAAAGACATTAAAGTCGATGTTCGTGTGGTTGCGGCTACGAATAAAGATTTGAAAGTGGAGATAGCTGAAGGGCGTTTTCGTGAGGATTTATACCACCGTTTGGCTGTAATTTTGATAAAAGTCCCTGCCTTGAATGACAGAAGAGAAGACATTCCGATGTTGATTTCTCATTTTGCGGATAAAATTGCCTCTGAGCAAGGAAATGCTGTAAAAAAATTCTCGGTTGCAGCAATTAATTTATTGAAGGAATACGATTGGACAGGAAATATCCGGGAATTGAGAAATGTAGTGGAACGCTTGATTATTCTTGGCGGAAGCGAAATTTCCGAAAATGATGTGAAGCTGTTTGCGTCAAAATAA
- a CDS encoding ABC transporter permease, with product MSITTLIIRREFIAKVRNKSFIVMTFLSPLLFVGIAVFVAYLSSMKADTKRIAIHDESGMFVKEFTSQNKKNKDYKYLDLSIIDLKFLKDSITNESYEGLLFIPKASNDKDFESKIQFISNSSPSISFIENVQDVISNKLTKNNLEKAHLDTLAIKNAQSKVNISLTKTSGEESVKGLNEIKIGIGGAFGYLIMMFIIIYGNMVMRSVIEEKTSRIVEIIISSVKPFQLMMGKIIGTSLAGLLQFLIWALIGLSLMFAASVFFGVNVGPTASVSPEMIQTAQQEMTGTAQMYIKELWNLPIASILIGFVIYFIGGYFLYSSFYAAIGAAVDNQTDSQQFLLPIIMPLMLSVYVGFFTVINDPHGTIAVVFSMIPLTSPIVMLMRIPFGVPLWQIAISVTLLFGSFFAVVWFAAKIYRIGILMYGKKPTWSEMYRWLKY from the coding sequence ATGTCTATAACAACATTAATCATAAGAAGAGAGTTTATTGCCAAGGTACGCAACAAATCCTTTATAGTTATGACTTTCTTAAGTCCGTTACTATTTGTGGGAATCGCCGTTTTTGTAGCATATTTAAGCTCCATGAAAGCGGATACCAAACGAATAGCTATTCATGATGAATCGGGTATGTTTGTCAAAGAATTTACTTCGCAAAACAAAAAAAACAAAGACTATAAATACCTTGATTTGTCTATAATAGATTTAAAATTCCTCAAGGATAGCATCACAAATGAAAGTTATGAAGGATTGTTATTCATTCCAAAAGCGAGTAATGACAAGGATTTCGAAAGTAAAATTCAGTTTATTTCAAACAGTAGCCCCAGTATTTCATTCATTGAAAATGTTCAGGATGTTATATCCAATAAACTGACCAAAAATAATTTGGAAAAAGCACATTTAGATACACTGGCTATTAAAAATGCTCAGTCAAAAGTGAATATTAGCTTGACTAAAACATCTGGTGAAGAAAGTGTCAAAGGACTTAACGAAATAAAAATTGGGATTGGCGGTGCGTTTGGATATCTTATTATGATGTTTATCATCATTTACGGCAACATGGTAATGCGAAGTGTCATCGAAGAAAAAACCAGCCGAATAGTAGAAATCATCATTTCCTCGGTGAAACCATTTCAATTGATGATGGGAAAAATCATAGGAACTTCATTAGCAGGATTGTTGCAATTTCTTATTTGGGCCCTAATCGGATTGTCATTAATGTTTGCAGCTTCTGTATTTTTTGGAGTAAATGTAGGACCTACAGCCAGCGTTTCTCCAGAAATGATTCAGACAGCACAACAAGAAATGACAGGGACTGCGCAAATGTATATTAAAGAATTATGGAATTTACCTATTGCAAGTATCTTGATTGGATTTGTGATTTATTTCATTGGGGGCTACTTTCTGTACAGTTCGTTTTACGCTGCAATTGGCGCTGCAGTCGATAATCAAACGGATTCTCAGCAATTTTTACTGCCTATCATTATGCCGTTAATGTTGAGTGTTTATGTTGGTTTTTTTACAGTTATCAATGATCCACACGGGACAATTGCAGTCGTTTTTTCTATGATTCCGCTTACTTCGCCCATCGTAATGCTCATGCGAATTCCGTTTGGCGTACCTTTGTGGCAAATCGCCATATCAGTGACATTATTATTCGGAAGCTTTTTTGCTGTCGTTTGGTTTGCCGCAAAAATTTACCGAATTGGAATACTCATGTACGGCAAAAAACCAACGTGGAGCGAGATGTACCGTTGGTTGAAATATTAA
- a CDS encoding ABC transporter ATP-binding protein, with amino-acid sequence MSTILEVNKVVKQYGDYVALNEVSLMVPKGSIYGLLGPNGAGKTSLIRIINQITLPDSGEIILDGEKLQPKHVQYIGYLPEERGLYNTMKVGEQCLYLAQMKGLSKAEAKKQLEYWFERLEIQGWWNKKIQELSKGMAQKIQFVVCVLHKPKLLIFDEPFSGFDPVNANIIKDEILALREEGATIIFSTHRMESVEELCDHIALIHKSNKLIEGKLDDVKRQFKTNSFEVGILSDNVEGLMYTLTQKFTVGPAAFKSLNNELKLEIQLGNASPNELLNILTQCGQVTHFVEKIPSVNDIFIRTVTQ; translated from the coding sequence ATGAGTACTATTCTAGAAGTGAATAAAGTTGTCAAGCAATACGGTGATTATGTAGCGCTTAATGAGGTTTCATTAATGGTTCCAAAAGGAAGTATCTACGGACTTTTAGGTCCAAATGGAGCTGGAAAAACATCACTAATCCGAATCATAAATCAAATTACATTGCCTGACAGCGGTGAAATTATTTTGGATGGTGAAAAATTGCAACCCAAACATGTTCAATATATAGGCTATTTGCCGGAAGAAAGAGGATTGTACAACACGATGAAAGTAGGTGAACAATGCTTGTATTTGGCTCAAATGAAAGGCCTTTCTAAGGCTGAAGCCAAAAAACAATTGGAGTATTGGTTCGAAAGATTAGAAATTCAAGGTTGGTGGAACAAGAAAATCCAAGAACTTTCTAAAGGAATGGCGCAGAAAATTCAGTTTGTAGTTTGCGTTTTGCACAAGCCTAAACTGTTAATTTTTGACGAACCTTTCTCTGGTTTTGATCCCGTAAATGCCAATATTATCAAAGATGAAATTCTGGCGTTGCGAGAAGAAGGAGCGACCATAATTTTCTCGACACACCGCATGGAAAGTGTTGAAGAATTATGTGATCACATCGCCTTGATTCACAAATCCAATAAACTGATTGAAGGAAAACTGGATGATGTCAAAAGACAATTTAAAACCAATAGTTTTGAAGTAGGTATTTTATCCGACAACGTTGAGGGTTTGATGTACACGCTCACGCAAAAATTTACAGTTGGTCCTGCTGCTTTTAAGTCCTTGAATAACGAATTAAAATTGGAAATTCAATTGGGGAATGCATCACCAAATGAGTTATTGAACATCTTAACACAATGCGGTCAAGTAACACATTTTGTAGAAAAAATTCCAAGTGTCAATGATATTTTCATTCGAACAGTAACACAATAG
- the dnaJ gene encoding molecular chaperone DnaJ: MKKDFYEILGISKNADAAEIKKAYRKNALQYHPDKNPGDKSAEDKFKLAAEAYEVLSDPQKKAKYDQYGHQAFDGSGGFGGGGHGGMNMDDIFSQFGDIFGGGFGGFGGGGGGGVRRAKGSNLRIKVKLTLEEIANGVEKKVKVKRKVQAPGVTYKTCSTCNGQGQVMRVTNTILGRMQSASTCPTCSGSGQILDKKPSEADSQGMILEDETVSIKIPAGVVDGMQLKVSNKGNDAPGNSIPGDLIVAIEELEHDFLKREGENLHYDLYISFAEAVLGISKDIEAINGKVRIKLEEGIQSGKILRLKGKGIPSINGYGNGDLLVHVNVWTPKTLNKEQKQFFEKNLTDENFIPNPEKSDKSFFEKVKDMFS, translated from the coding sequence ATGAAAAAAGATTTTTACGAAATATTAGGCATTTCAAAAAATGCTGACGCTGCTGAGATTAAAAAAGCATATAGAAAAAATGCTTTGCAATATCATCCTGACAAAAATCCTGGAGACAAATCGGCAGAAGATAAATTTAAATTAGCTGCTGAAGCATACGAAGTTTTAAGCGATCCTCAGAAAAAAGCAAAATACGATCAATACGGTCATCAAGCTTTTGATGGTTCTGGTGGTTTTGGCGGAGGTGGTCATGGCGGAATGAATATGGATGACATTTTCAGTCAGTTTGGTGATATTTTTGGTGGTGGTTTTGGTGGTTTCGGAGGCGGTGGAGGCGGCGGTGTTCGTCGTGCTAAAGGAAGCAACCTTCGTATCAAAGTAAAATTGACATTGGAAGAAATTGCTAATGGTGTTGAGAAAAAAGTAAAAGTAAAACGTAAAGTTCAAGCTCCTGGAGTGACCTATAAAACATGTTCAACCTGTAATGGTCAAGGACAAGTGATGCGTGTTACAAACACTATTTTAGGCCGAATGCAATCAGCTTCAACCTGTCCGACATGTAGTGGTTCTGGTCAAATTTTAGATAAAAAACCATCCGAAGCAGATTCTCAAGGAATGATTCTTGAAGACGAAACGGTTTCTATAAAAATACCTGCTGGCGTAGTTGACGGTATGCAATTGAAAGTTTCTAATAAAGGAAACGATGCGCCAGGAAACAGTATTCCGGGAGATTTAATTGTTGCAATTGAAGAATTGGAACATGACTTCTTGAAACGTGAAGGCGAAAATTTGCATTACGATTTATACATCAGTTTTGCTGAAGCGGTTCTTGGAATTTCCAAAGATATTGAAGCCATTAACGGAAAAGTGAGAATCAAACTAGAGGAAGGAATTCAGTCTGGTAAAATTCTGAGATTAAAAGGAAAAGGAATCCCTAGTATCAATGGATACGGAAACGGAGATTTATTAGTACATGTAAATGTTTGGACTCCAAAAACACTGAACAAAGAACAAAAGCAGTTTTTTGAAAAAAATCTTACGGACGAGAATTTTATTCCAAACCCGGAGAAATCAGACAAATCATTTTTTGAGAAAGTGAAAGACATGTTTTCATAA
- a CDS encoding nucleotide exchange factor GrpE, whose amino-acid sequence MKFKNIFKNTSNMTTENTEIDQEIDDVTLENNANGEQIIIEELSLEEQLTQDLAKEKDKYLRLFAEFENYKRRTSKERIELFKTANQEVLLAMLPVLDDFDRALVEINKSDDELLAKGVELIYEKLKNTLVAKGLEQVEVKAGDAFDADFAEAITQIPAPSDKLKGKIVDVLEKGYKLGDKIIRFPKVVIGQ is encoded by the coding sequence ATGAAGTTTAAGAATATTTTTAAAAATACAAGTAATATGACTACTGAAAATACAGAAATTGATCAAGAAATAGATGATGTGACATTAGAGAATAATGCCAATGGAGAGCAAATCATTATTGAGGAATTAAGTCTAGAAGAGCAATTGACTCAAGACTTAGCCAAAGAGAAAGACAAGTATTTACGATTATTTGCTGAATTTGAAAATTACAAGCGTAGAACTTCAAAAGAGCGTATCGAGTTGTTTAAAACGGCTAATCAAGAGGTTTTATTAGCAATGCTTCCTGTATTAGATGATTTCGACAGAGCTTTGGTTGAAATAAACAAATCAGACGACGAATTGTTGGCAAAAGGCGTGGAACTTATTTATGAGAAATTAAAAAATACTTTGGTTGCTAAAGGATTAGAGCAAGTTGAAGTTAAGGCTGGAGATGCATTTGATGCTGATTTTGCTGAAGCAATAACTCAAATTCCAGCACCATCAGATAAGTTGAAAGGTAAAATTGTTGATGTTCTTGAAAAAGGATATAAACTAGGAGACAAGATTATTCGTTTTCCAAAAGTGGTTATTGGGCAGTAA